The bacterium HR34 genome includes the window GTAATAACCTTTTTGTAAAACTTCAATTACTACGATTTCTTTGTAATCTTCTGACTGCTTTTTTTCAATTGCCTCGTGCAAATATTCTGAAAATTTATCACCTTCTTTCACGTTAATTTCCTCAACTCCCAACTCTTTCATTAACTGCTCTATCTGTTTTTTTACTTCCATAAAGCCTTTGATTGTGTTATTTTTTTTATCATCCTCTGTAAGATATTTTTCTGAAAATTCTAAATTATCAAGTATGGGAAGTAGTTTTAAAGCAAATTTTTTTCTTGCGTTATTGACAAATTCCAGGAATCTTTTTTCCTCATCTTTTCTAAAGTTTTCAAAATTCGCTCTTTCTCTTTTCCATCCTTCTAAATACTCTTCCTTTTCTTTTTTGCACAAATCAAGTTCCCTTTTAATTTTTTCTAATTCTTTTATTTCGTCCTCATCTATTTTGTTGTTTTTCTCATCTGCCATAATTTTATATATTTTCTAAAGCTTTTAATATTTTTAATAATCTTTCATAATCAGTTCTTAAAAATCCTGAAAATACTATTATTTTGCTTTCTCTTTTGTTTTCTATTTTTGATATTGCCAATGTTATATTATTTGTTTTAAGTTCTTTTTTTATGATATCACCTATAAATATCGCGGGAATCTCTTTTAAGTCGTCTAATAAACAATCTATTTCCTCTTCTATCTTTTTTACTGTTGAAATGAAGTTTTTAATGTATTCTGGATTTTCTGTTTCTGGCTCATCTAAAATAGTATCCCATAAGCCTTCGTAAACATACCTTTCCTTTACATCGTATACTATCGTGAGTAAGTTAGCTATCGAAGACATTTTTTTTGCCAAAGATTGGGGGTTTTCTCCAAATTTTTCTATTAAACTTTTTATTTCTTGTACATATTTATTTTCTTGAACATCATTTATTTCCTGCAACTT containing:
- the grpE gene encoding Protein GrpE translates to MADEKNNKIDEDEIKELEKIKRELDLCKKEKEEYLEGWKRERANFENFRKDEEKRFLEFVNNARKKFALKLLPILDNLEFSEKYLTEDDKKNNTIKGFMEVKKQIEQLMKELGVEEINVKEGDKFSEYLHEAIEKKQSEDYKEIVVIEVLQKGYYINKEVLRPAKVKVGIPKQ
- the hrcA gene encoding Heat-inducible transcription repressor HrcA, which codes for MITERQMFILENIIENYVKNCKPVASKHLEKVFKRNFGLEISAPLIRKEMQTLGEKGFISQPHTSGGRVPTKKGYKLFVEKKLQEINDVQENKYVQEIKSLIEKFGENPQSLAKKMSSIANLLTIVYDVKERYVYEGLWDTILDEPETENPEYIKNFISTVKKIEEEIDCLLDDLKEIPAIFIGDIIKKELKTNNITLAISKIENKRESKIIVFSGFLRTDYERLLKILKALENI